One Lycium barbarum isolate Lr01 chromosome 5, ASM1917538v2, whole genome shotgun sequence genomic window carries:
- the LOC132640426 gene encoding laccase-12-like, producing MEAFKSIANPLCSFLVICILLLFANAASGKTHYHDFVVQATPVKRLCKTHNTITVNGQFPGPTLEVNNGDTLVVNVVNRARYNLTIHWHGVRQMRTGWADGPEFVTQCPIRPGKSYTYRFTIQGQEGTLWWHAHSSWLRATVYGAIIIHPKEGEKYPFPKPKRETPILLGEWWDTNPMDVVRRATRTGAAPNVSDAYTINGQPGDLYKCSKQDTTIVHTDSGETNLLRVINAGLNQQLFFTVANHKLTVVGADASYVKPFTTSVLMLGPGQTTDVLIKTDQPAARYYMAARAYASAQGAPFDNTTTTAILEYKSASCSSNCAKTNPVLPSLPAYNDTATATAFTTKFRSPRKVEVPTEIDENLFFTVGLGLLNCPRGSRSRNCQGPNGTRFAASMNNVSFVLPSNFSLLQAHHQGIPGVFSADFPAVPPVKFDYTGNVSRPLWQPIRATKLYKLKYGEKVQVVLQGTSIFTGENHPIHLHGYDFYIIAEGFGNFNPKRDTAKFNLVDPPLRNTASVPVNGWTVIRFVADNPGVWIMHCHLDVHITWGLAMAFIVENGVSELESLEAPPVDFPVC from the exons ATGGAGGCCTTCAAAAGCATTGCAAACCCTTTGTGTTCTTTCCTTGTTATATGCATTTTGCTTCTCTTTGCAAATGCAGCATCAGGGAAAACTCATTACCATGATTTTGTT GTTCAAGCAACACCAGTGAAGAGGCTGTGCAAAACCCACAACACCATAACGGTGAATGGACAATTCCCTGGACCGACATTGGAAGTAAACAACGGAGATACTCTGGTGGTTAACGTTGTCAATAGAGCTCGATACAATCTCACCATTCACTG GCATGGCGTTAGGCAAATGAGAACAGGATGGGCAGATGGACCAGAATTTGTCACTCAGTGCCCAATTAGACCAGGAAAGAGTTACACTTACAGGTTTACCATTCAAGGACAGGAAGGGACTCTTTGGTGGCATGCCCACAGCTCGTGGCTAAGGGCTACAGTTTATGGAGCTATAATTATCCACCCAAAAGAAGGTGAAAAGTATCCATTTCCTAAGCCCAAAAGAGAAACACCAATTCTGCTAG GTGAGTGGTGGGATACAAACCCTATGGACGTTGTAAGAAGAGCTACAAGAACAGGAGCAGCTCCTAATGTATCTGATGCGTACACCATCAATGGTCAACCAGGTGACCTCTACAAGTGTTCCAAACAAG ATACCACCATAGTCCATACGGACTCTGGCGAAACCAACCTCCTTCGAGTTATCAACGCTGGACTGAACCAGCAGCTTTTCTTTACTGTGGCCAACCACAAGCTTACTGTTGTTGGAGCGGATGCCTCTTATGTTAAACCATTCACAACATCAGTCCTTATGCTCGGACCAGGCCAGACAACTGATGTACTGATCAAAACTGATCAGCCAGCAGCCAGATACTACATGGCAGCACGTGCCTATGCTAGTGCTCAAGGCGCCCCCTTTGACAATACCACAACAACAGCCATCCTTGAGTACAAGTCAGCTTCTTGTTCTTCCAATTGTGCCAAGACTAATCCAGTTTTGCCATCTTTACCAGCATATAATGACACAGCCACTGCTACAGCCTTCACAACCAAATTCAGAAGCCCAAGAAAGGTCGAGGTGCCCACTGAAATCGATGAAAATCTATTCTTCACAGTCGGGCTGGGACTCCTGAACTGCCCAAGAGGTTCACGCTCCAGAAACTGTCAAGGTCCAAATGGAACTCGATTCGCTGCCAGTATGAACAATGTATCTTTTGTGCTACCATCCAACTTTTCCCTTCTGCAAGCACATCACCAAGGCATACCTGGTGTTTTCTCAGCTGATTTCCCAGCTGTACCACCTGTAAAATTTGATTATACTGGCAACGTAAGCCGGCCACTATGGCAACCTATTCGAGCAACTAAGCTGTACAAGCTGAAATACGGGGAAAAAGTGCAAGTTGTGTTACAAGGGACGAGTATCTTCACGGGTGAAAACCACCCAATTCATCTTCACGGATATGATTTTTACATCATTGCAGAGGGTTTCGGTAACTTTAATCCAAAAAGAGATACAGCTAAATTCAACCTTGTTGATCCACCTCTCAGAAATACAGCCAGTGTACCCGTTAATGGGTGGACAGTCATCAGATTTGTCGCTGATAATCCAG GAGTATGGATAATGCACTGTCACTTGGATGTTCACATCACGTGGGGTTTGGCGATGGCGTTCATCGTGGAAAACGGAGTTAGTGAATTGGAATCATTGGAGGCTCCTCCAGTAGATTTTCCTGTTTGTTGA